tgtctgtgtgtgtgtgtctgtgtgtgattgtgtatctgtgtgtgattgtgtttgtgtgtctgttctgTGTGTTTCTAtgattgtgtctgtgtgtatgattgtgtctgtgtctgtatgtGATGtgattgtgtctgtgtgtgtctgtgtggttgTGTCTgtgattgtgtttgtgtgtgattgtgtctgtgttgtgtgtatgtgattgtgtctgtgcatgtctgtgtgtgattgtgtctgtgtgtgtctgcctggCTGTGATGCAGACATGTTCTTCACTCAAGGCTGACACTGAAGTGTATGTTTTCATTGGGGCAGGGAGCATTGCGGGCAGCAAGGGAACCAGCTTTGGGGCCTGCAGAGGTGCGTTAGGGGCCGGTGACCTCCAGGCCTCAAGCCCTTCCCAGCTCCTCCCCTGCTGCAGGAGGGGCCGCGGCGTGGCCCAGGGGTGTGCCGCAGGCTCTCCCATCAACCAGGCAGGGGCGGTCCCCACTGACTCCCCAGAGAAGGTCCAGTGGGGCCCCCGAGGTGTTCCAGGGCAGGGCGGGCTGGGGTCAGCTCCCAGCTTGCAGATTGTTCAGGAGCTCAGCTCTGCCCCCAGGGCCGGATCCCTGAGGCTCTGGGTCTCTGCTCCTCAGCCCTTGCCCTTCCTGCAACACCCCCCTTCTTCTTGGCAGCCATGTCCCTCAGCCCGGCCTGGCCTGGCCATCCTTACCAGCCTCTTTCCAGGGAGCAGATGACCAGCCCGGCCCCTCCGAGGATCACCACCAGTGCCACGGCCGACCCCGAGGTACGTCCCCCACCCCTGCATTCCTGTCTCCCGGGGCCCCCAGCCAGCCTCCATTCCCATCCTCTTAGGGGCCCAGGGAAGCCCCCAGCACAGCCAGGCCTTTCCTGAAGGGTGGATGCCAGGCTGCCTGCGTCACTCTGCTGCTCTCAAGAACACCCTGAGTTCTGAGGAGACGGGAGTGTCAGGGCGACGGCAGCTGTCCCCCCACCACAGAAACACGGGACCCTTCTCTGTCATCCCAGATGGCTGCAGTGGCCCAAGCCCCTCTCCCTGACCTCTGAGCTCAGGGGTGCTCCGTGCCTGCTTCGAGTCCGGAGATCGCAGCAGCCATCCATGGGCAGGGCCCTGCTGCCACTGTCCTCCTCCTCagggcctcggccagcccagaccAGCAGAAGGGTCCTGCTCCCCCTTACCCTCCCTTTCCTGGGCGCCGGGCCCTTAGAAAGCCAGCCCAGCCTTTCCCTGAGTGGTACTGCAGATTCTCAACCACTGAGATGTTCGGTGGGAGTCTGGGAAATGCCACGCGGCGCTGCTGCCCGTCCTGGAGAGCTGGAGCGTGCAGAGCGCATTGAAGGCTCTGACAAGCCCTCTGCGGCACAGGATTGGCTGCCAGGCTTTGTCTATGTAGCTGTGCCCAGAGCACGTTTGCCCAGGGACACGGTGTGCTCCGCGAGCATCTGCTGGGCTTGTATAGGGGACGGGGAGGGACCTCTGGTTTCATTTCTCTGCCAACAATCCCCTCACACACATCTTACCCCACCCCCCTCCAGTCCCTCCCCTCTGAGGCCTCACTCTTAAGCTGGGGATGAGGGGGTGGAGTGCCGTCCGTGGCCCCCACTGTCCCTCCTCTCAGGGCGCCCTGTTGGCGTGCCCTGGGCGGAGCCAACCCCCCACGTCCTCCCGGATCTTCCCTCCACTCAGGGCCTGGGTCCCCTTCGGGCCTCTGTAACCCACCCCCTTCTGCACAGGGGACAGAGACGGCGCTGGCGGGGGACACCTCAGATGGCCTGGCCGCACTACAGCTGGATGGGCTGCCCTCAGGCGACATCGACGGGTTGGTGCCCACGCGGGATGAGCGCGGCCAGCCCATCCCCGAGTGGAAGCGGCAGGTGATGGTGCGGAAGCTGCAGGCGCGCCTGGGCGCAGAGAGCTCCACAGAGGCCCAGGTAGGCCCCGGGGAGGGGCGGGACCAGTGGGCGGGGCGGGGTCTTTTCCAGGTAGGTGGAAGTGGAAGTCAGGGCGACCGAAGCCCAGAACTGAATCCAAGACCCTGGGGCCCCTCTCCCCTGTGGCCTCAGCTGCTGCTTCCGCCGGAGGATGAAGTGAACCTGACCAGAGGACTCTGAGCAGAGCCCCTTCACCTGCTCTGGAGGCATGGGTCCCACATATCCTTCCACTTGGCGGatgtgtggcacatgcctgcctGTGCCAAGCGTTGTTCTAGGCCCTCCTGGGCGCAGCGTCTAGCAGGGAAGACCGTGGCCCATAGGCGGGTGCCCGCAGGTGTGTGGGGTGCGATTCCCACTGCTGCGGAGAAAGCAAAGCAGTTGGGGGACTATGATATATGGGTGCTTAGGGCGCCCCCTCTGGGGACGTGGCCTTGAGCAGGGGCCAGAGGGAAGAGAGGGGGAGCCCTGTGGGAATTTGGGGCAAGCACCTCCTAGGCAgcgggaacagccagtgcaaggGTCCTGAGGCCCGGCTGGCCGGGGAAGGAGCAGGAGGGAGCGCCCTGGCGTGGAGTGGGCGCCTGAGGTTGGAGAGGAACCTGGCTGGGATTATTGCACCTCTGTGAGGCCGTGGGGAGCCACTGAGGATCTGAGCAGAGAAGGGCTGTGATGTGCCTTGGATTTTAACAGGCTCCCCCGGCTGCTGTGCAGACAGCAGTTCAGGAATTGTGCCCTCAGAGGCCCACGATTTTGTCAGGACGATTGAGTTCTGCGCCCCCGGTCCAGTGCTGTCTCCAGCGCAATCCCGCCAGCCACATGCAGCCATTGAAATTCATTACAATTTAAGGAAAGTAAAAGTCCTGCCCCTCCGTCGCACTAGCCACCTGTCGTTTCTGTAGCCACAGGTGGCTCCTGGCTGCTGGAATACAGCCCATCTCCATCGTCTCAGGACTGTGGCACAGCCGTGTCTGAGGGCCCAGCCTGTCCTTGCCTGTTGGGCTGGGAGCCATAGGGGCTGGGAGCCATAGGGCTGAGAGCAGAGCAAGACTGGGGCAGAGCAGGTCAGGGGCTTCTGCCCTAGCTGGGAAGCCCTTGAAAGTCTTACCTTGGGGCAGGACCAGAGGCTCTGCAGAGATACTGAGAACTCAGGGACTTGGAAGCTAGGTGGGCTGATGGCGGGTGGGCGGGCTCACCCTGCCCTTCCTGTGCTCAGGACAACGGTGGGTGCTCAGGCCCCACGGAGCAGGCGGCCTGGAGGTACTCACAGACTCACCAGGCCATCCTGGGGCCCTTTGGGGAGCTGCTGACAGAGGATGACCTGGTCTACCTGGAGAAGCAGATTGCAGACCTGCAGCTTCGGCGCCGCTGTCAGGAGTATGAGAGTGAGCTGGGCCGGTTGGCGGCTGAGCTGCAGGCCCTGCTGCCCGAGCCCCTGGTCAGCATCACGGTCAACAGCCACTTCCTGCCCCGGGCACCCAGACTGGAGGTTGAGGAGGCCTCAACCCCAGCGGCTGAGCCCACAGGCTCTGCGGAGGCCTCGGAGGTGGCCCCCAGGGGGCAGCCCCTGCCCTTCTGGTGCAGCCACATCTCCCGCCTGGTACGCAGCCTGTCCCTGCTGCTGAAGGGCGTGCATGGGCTGGTACAGGGGGATGAGAAGCCGGCCACCCGGCCCCTGCAGGACACCTGCAGGGAGGCCTCGGCCAGCCCCCCTCGGAGCGAGGCCCAGCGCCAGATCCAGGAGTGGGGGGTGTCTGTGCGGACGCTGCGGGGCAACTTTGAGTCAGCCTCCGGCCCACTCTGTGGCTTCGACCCTGGCCCCTGCGAGCCGGGGGCCCAGCGCAGGCAGTGCCTGAGTGGCTGCTGGCCGGCCCTGCCTAAGCCCCACAGTGGCCTGGCTTCAGGGGAGCCCAGGCCTGGTGACACAAAGGAGGCCAGGGACTCCGGCATCAGCTGCAAGGAGGTGCCATCGGAGGCGGGCGCCGCAGCCGGCCCGGACCTGGCCAGCCTGCGCAAGGAGCGCATCATCATGCTCTTCCTCAGCCACTGGAGGAGGTCGGCCTACACGCCGGCCCTCAAGACAGTGGCCTGCAGGACCCTAGGAGCCCGCCACGCGGGGTTGCGGGGCCAGGAGGCCGCCAGGAGCCCTGGGCCACCCTCCCCGCCCAGCGAGGGCCCCCGGCTGGGCCACCTGTGGCAGCAGCGCAGCACCATCACCCACCTGCTGGGCAACTGGAAGGCCATCATGGCTCATGTGCCCGCCCGGCAGCTGCGGCGGCTGAGCCGGCGGCCCCGCGGGGCCCTGTCCCCTGAGCAGTTCCTGCCCCACGTGGACGGGGCTCCCGTGCCCTACAGCAGCCTCTCGCTGGATCTCTTCATGCTGGGTTACTTCCAGCTGCTGGAGTGCGACCTGCCGGCCGAGGAGCGGAAGCTGCGCCACCTGCTCTGTTTCGAGGTCTTCGAGCACCTGGGCATCCACGGCTGGGAGGCTGTGCGCGCCTTCCACAAGGCCGTGACCGACGAGGTGGCCGCCGGCCGCCGGGCCTGGACCGACGGCTTCGAGGACATCAAAGCCCGCTTCTTTGGCTCCAGCCAGCGTCCCGCCTGGGATACGGAGCCTGGCCGCAAGTCAGGCCTGACCCCGCTCGGGCCCCTGCCGCACGCCGCCGTCCCCTGCAGCGGCCCTGAGCCCACAGCAAAGCGGCCGGGGTCCCGCTCCCAGCAGAGCAGCTTCAACAGCGAGGACATCTGCGGCTACATCAACCGGAGCTTTGCCTTCTGGAAGGAGAAGGAAGCTGAGATGTTCAACTTTGGAGAATGACCCTACTGGCAGCCTGCTTTCCAGAATGTGGTTTGGGGGTGACTTggggtttctgttttc
Above is a genomic segment from Pongo pygmaeus isolate AG05252 chromosome 11, NHGRI_mPonPyg2-v2.0_pri, whole genome shotgun sequence containing:
- the ESPNL gene encoding espin-like protein encodes the protein MEEQRALVAAKDGDVATLEQLLEAGALGPGITDALGAGLVHHATRAGHLDCVKFLVQRAQLPGNQRAHNGATPAHDAAATGSLAELCWLVREGGCGLQDQDASGVSPLHLAARFGHPVLVEWLLHEGHSATLETREGALPLHHAAVSGDLTCLKLLTAAHGSSVNRRTHSGASPLYLACQEGHLHLAQFLVKDCGADVHLPALDGMSALHAAAARGHYSLVVWLVTFTDIGLTARDNEGATALHFAARGGHTPILDRLLLMGAPVLRDSWGGTPLHDAAENGQMECCQTLVSHHVDPSLRDEDGYTAADLAEYHGHRDCAQYLREVAQPVPLLMTPPPPPFPPPPLLATRRSLEDGRRGGPGPGNPSPMSLSPAWPGHPYQPLSREQMTSPAPPRITTSATADPEGTETALAGDTSDGLAALQLDGLPSGDIDGLVPTRDERGQPIPEWKRQVMVRKLQARLGAESSTEAQDNGGCSGPTEQAAWRYSQTHQAILGPFGELLTEDDLVYLEKQIADLQLRRRCQEYESELGRLAAELQALLPEPLVSITVNSHFLPRAPRLEVEEASTPAAEPTGSAEASEVAPRGQPLPFWCSHISRLVRSLSLLLKGVHGLVQGDEKPATRPLQDTCREASASPPRSEAQRQIQEWGVSVRTLRGNFESASGPLCGFDPGPCEPGAQRRQCLSGCWPALPKPHSGLASGEPRPGDTKEARDSGISCKEVPSEAGAAAGPDLASLRKERIIMLFLSHWRRSAYTPALKTVACRTLGARHAGLRGQEAARSPGPPSPPSEGPRLGHLWQQRSTITHLLGNWKAIMAHVPARQLRRLSRRPRGALSPEQFLPHVDGAPVPYSSLSLDLFMLGYFQLLECDLPAEERKLRHLLCFEVFEHLGIHGWEAVRAFHKAVTDEVAAGRRAWTDGFEDIKARFFGSSQRPAWDTEPGRKSGLTPLGPLPHAAVPCSGPEPTAKRPGSRSQQSSFNSEDICGYINRSFAFWKEKEAEMFNFGE